One Fusobacterium sp. IOR10 DNA segment encodes these proteins:
- a CDS encoding DUF116 domain-containing protein → MTKTFFHKIIYSCYYISYLMSEKKIHDQKKRNNVAVNFVKYNNKLVLKNINKQEIKNISILLPHCIQSYDCKYKITSNIENCVRCKKCKIYRFLEFKEKYNVDVKIATGGTLARLYLREKHPDFIIAVACKRDLISGIYDAFSQNIYGIFNQIVGSPCINTDIDLDEVEEILKKLYYKE, encoded by the coding sequence ATGACCAAAACATTTTTTCACAAGATCATTTATAGTTGCTATTATATTTCATATTTAATGAGTGAAAAGAAAATTCATGACCAAAAGAAAAGAAATAATGTAGCTGTAAATTTTGTGAAATATAACAATAAATTAGTTTTAAAAAATATAAATAAGCAAGAAATAAAAAATATTTCAATTCTTTTACCTCATTGTATTCAAAGTTATGATTGCAAATATAAAATAACATCTAATATTGAAAATTGTGTTAGATGTAAAAAATGTAAAATCTATAGATTTTTAGAGTTTAAAGAAAAATATAATGTTGATGTGAAAATAGCCACAGGTGGAACATTGGCAAGATTGTATTTAAGGGAAAAGCATCCAGATTTTATTATTGCAGTTGCATGTAAAAGGGATTTAATTTCTGGTATTTATGATGCATTTTCTCAGAATATATATGGAATATTTAATCAAATAGTGGGATCCCCTTGTATAAATACTGATATAGATTTAGATGAGGTGGAGGAAATATTGAAAAAATTATATTATAAGGAGTGA
- a CDS encoding tetratricopeptide repeat protein — protein sequence MKNPRLMKIALIISIITNVAYGDMKDDLSNLNTLYSKGQYSKAVIKSKKFIMEYPQSKYNKNLALRICKVEYLNKNYSKSSDSFENLLRNYKLGRSERMEVYSYLYRINKLYGNIQKSSYYEELLKKRKKSYEDALFRTGMLLVDNENNISAIKEFKKAISLKGDNYEDSFLYMSLAYVNIKEYKEALGYINKYYNFKNKKKPENIVLAKYILGTISYKKNDIETAIKYFSSLIENNPGYIYTEKGKVSLIEIYLNSGDIQEALKLYPTIENTYLKNQSSKVVGNYFLLREQFEKGIEYYEKIIGKKDDESKYNYAYALYKIGNYSKAIEEFTSIQGRYYTFNKRYYIILSLDKNKDYEAVINYEKYLEDYVSDSEKYNDLRMVLLNAFYELKDYEKANNYIKEIYTDYSTAKNMSKYILITSEIGDKDKIEELFKDYKNLYKEDEEYRREIYLAVADFEISRNDLISAEKAYVDYLKTHDDKEIRGKLIDLLINQKKYAVTIKYLDSQENTEDNIYLKGIAYIGIGKYENADKLFKSLLEKTSNNVLLEKTKFNIIKNYFLWEKYKETIKEGKFYLDNNNDYLTSEVLNRVAISYYRLGDYNNARKYYEKLGKDSNFHSYSKYQIADSYYTEKNYKKALELFEEIINSNEIKGYKEIAKYWSISCYFNLEKFDEYLMESKEFLDDYPNSVYYKTVLLKRGKYLSETKNYDEAIEEYASLFKKETDVLEKDKILENILDVYILQDNIDSGKEWIDKIHNKFKKSYYSSHYYRKKGMTGKALNEDKILLDSKFYRDYALKNLGEYNYEIKSYDKARKYYSETLKLDSSIYKDLATFRLAYLDKNDKKYEESLKGFTKVIVIYPQSKYVTLSKINICGIYEAQNNIDKAIKAYKEVYNDPNADSYLEYLVEKLLILSLRKEDKINSDKYYNELTGLNKETVKKYEQFLIKDKEEITDEKNVSNNDAKL from the coding sequence TTGAAAAACCCAAGATTAATGAAGATTGCTTTAATTATTTCAATTATTACAAATGTTGCCTATGGGGATATGAAGGATGATTTAAGTAATTTAAACACTTTATACTCTAAAGGACAGTATAGTAAAGCAGTTATTAAATCTAAAAAATTTATTATGGAATATCCCCAGTCAAAATATAATAAAAATCTAGCACTTAGAATATGTAAAGTTGAATATTTAAATAAAAATTATTCAAAATCCAGTGATTCCTTTGAAAATCTTTTGAGAAATTACAAATTAGGAAGAAGTGAGAGAATGGAAGTTTATTCATATTTATATAGAATAAACAAATTATATGGGAATATTCAAAAATCCAGTTACTATGAAGAGTTGTTAAAGAAAAGAAAAAAAAGTTATGAAGATGCACTTTTTAGAACAGGAATGTTACTTGTGGACAACGAGAATAATATTTCAGCTATTAAGGAATTTAAAAAGGCAATCTCTTTAAAGGGGGATAATTATGAAGACAGTTTCCTATATATGTCCCTTGCATATGTTAATATTAAAGAGTATAAGGAAGCCCTAGGTTATATAAATAAGTATTATAACTTTAAGAACAAGAAAAAACCTGAAAATATAGTTTTAGCAAAGTATATACTAGGAACTATTAGCTATAAGAAAAATGATATTGAAACAGCAATAAAATATTTTTCATCTTTAATAGAAAATAATCCTGGTTATATATACACTGAAAAGGGAAAGGTTTCCTTAATTGAGATATATTTAAATAGTGGAGATATACAAGAGGCTTTAAAATTATATCCAACTATAGAAAATACTTACTTAAAAAATCAAAGTTCCAAAGTTGTGGGAAACTATTTTCTTTTAAGGGAGCAGTTTGAAAAGGGAATAGAATATTATGAAAAGATAATAGGGAAAAAGGATGATGAAAGTAAGTATAACTATGCCTACGCCCTTTATAAAATTGGAAATTATTCAAAGGCTATAGAGGAATTTACAAGTATACAGGGAAGATATTACACATTTAATAAAAGATATTATATTATTTTATCCCTAGATAAAAACAAGGACTATGAAGCAGTTATCAATTATGAAAAATATTTAGAAGATTATGTTTCAGACAGTGAAAAATATAATGATTTAAGAATGGTGCTATTAAATGCCTTTTATGAATTAAAAGATTATGAAAAGGCAAATAACTATATAAAAGAAATATATACAGATTATTCAACTGCAAAGAATATGAGTAAATATATATTGATCACCAGTGAAATTGGGGACAAGGATAAAATTGAAGAATTATTTAAAGACTATAAAAACCTTTACAAGGAAGATGAAGAATATAGAAGAGAAATTTATTTGGCAGTTGCAGATTTTGAAATTTCAAGAAATGATTTAATCTCAGCTGAAAAGGCATATGTGGATTATTTAAAAACCCATGATGACAAGGAAATAAGAGGAAAATTAATAGATCTTTTAATTAACCAAAAAAAATATGCAGTTACAATTAAATATTTAGACAGTCAAGAAAATACAGAGGACAACATTTATTTAAAGGGTATTGCCTATATTGGAATAGGAAAATATGAAAATGCAGATAAATTATTTAAAAGTCTTTTGGAAAAAACTTCAAATAATGTTTTACTTGAAAAAACAAAGTTCAATATTATAAAAAATTATTTCCTATGGGAAAAATACAAGGAAACAATTAAAGAGGGAAAATTCTATTTAGATAATAACAATGATTATTTAACTTCTGAAGTTTTAAACAGGGTAGCAATAAGTTATTATAGGCTTGGAGATTATAATAATGCTAGAAAATATTATGAAAAATTAGGAAAGGACTCTAATTTCCATTCCTATTCTAAGTATCAAATAGCAGATTCATACTACACTGAAAAAAATTATAAGAAAGCTTTAGAGCTATTTGAAGAAATAATAAATTCAAATGAAATAAAGGGTTATAAGGAAATAGCTAAGTATTGGTCTATAAGCTGTTACTTTAACTTGGAAAAATTTGATGAATATTTAATGGAAAGTAAAGAATTTCTAGATGATTATCCAAATTCAGTATATTATAAAACTGTTCTTTTAAAAAGAGGGAAATATTTATCTGAAACAAAAAATTATGATGAGGCTATAGAGGAGTATGCATCTCTATTTAAAAAGGAAACTGATGTTTTAGAAAAGGATAAAATACTAGAAAATATCCTAGATGTCTATATTTTACAAGATAATATAGACTCTGGAAAAGAATGGATAGATAAGATTCATAATAAGTTTAAAAAAAGCTATTACAGTTCTCATTATTACAGAAAAAAAGGTATGACAGGAAAAGCTTTAAATGAAGATAAAATTTTATTAGATAGTAAATTTTACAGGGATTATGCTCTTAAAAATTTAGGAGAGTATAATTATGAAATAAAATCATATGATAAGGCTAGAAAATATTATAGTGAAACTTTAAAATTAGATTCTAGTATATACAAAGATTTAGCCACATTTAGACTAGCTTATTTAGATAAGAATGATAAAAAATATGAGGAATCTCTAAAGGGCTTTACCAAGGTAATAGTTATTTATCCTCAAAGCAAATATGTAACACTTTCTAAGATAAATATATGTGGAATATACGAGGCTCAAAATAATATTGATAAGGCTATAAAGGCATACAAAGAAGTATATAATGATCCAAATGCTGATTCATACTTGGAATATTTAGTTGAGAAATTATTAATCTTGTCCCTAAGAAAGGAAGATAAGATAAATTCTGATAAATATTATAATGAACTTACTGGATTAAATAAAGAAACTGTAAAAAAATACGAACAATTTTTAATTAAAGACAAGGAGGAGATTACAGATGAAAAAAATGTTAGTAATAATGATGCTAAGTTGTAG